The genomic region ACAGGAGGCCGTCGCGCAGGTCGAGCTTTCGGTCAGGGTCGATGACTGCTTCGATAACGTCTGGCACTGTTCCGACGCGCCTAGCGTTCATACAGATTAGCATCGGCCCAACAACGAGGCCGCCCGTGATAGGAGCAGCGATTATCCAATACCAAGACAATGTGCTAGCCGCAGAAAACACCCGCTCCGAACGAGTGCCAAGCCACGGAAGCTGAATCACTCCAATCAGTTCACGAAAGAGGATGGCAGCGAACGCTACCGTGAAACCGACCAATAGAGCGATGATCCATATGAGCGGCTGGCGGGTTTCGACGAACGACCTGAGATGATCCCTCGTCTGAAAGAAGCCGATTTGACGGCGATTTGGAACTACGTTCAGCTCCATTGCGATCGCATCTGCTCACAAATCAGGCATGGTGTTCGGTGTTGGCCGGATCGCATCAGATCGCTGTCTCTACGGTGGCGTGCCGCCGCCGCACTGTGTCGGCCGCGAAGGCGGAGCCGGGCCTGAAAACGAAGGATCAGACCGGTGCATTCAGCGAGAGATGGGCTAAGAAGGTCGTAAGGAACGGGACCGGGAGATATGAGGCCGACGCCATCTGGGCCGCCGATCAGAAACTGAGGTGCGCCGACATGACCAACCAGCGCGCCATGATTGGTGGGGTCGCTTGCGACGACAACTTCGCGGAGCTTGGGTGCCTTGTCCTGTGGTGTCACAGGGCTTCCTCCGATTGCGTTCAGCGCGTCATGCGAAGCGGCATCGCTAGCCGCCATACCGTTCGGTCTTGATCGCCGAGGCGTCTAACCCTGCCGCTAGCGCGCCATCGGCCGCGATATTGACGAACGGGTTTGACCCGCAGATAAACACATGCGCAGGCATGCGGGGGAGCCGGGCAACCAACTCGGCGACCATCGTGCTATCGATGCGTCGCGCAAAGTCAGAAGTGCGCTCTGGAGGCTCTCGAGTAATCGCCAGGGCCAAGGTGAACGTCGGGTCCGCCGTCTCCAATGAGAGCAGTTCATCGGCGAACAACACGTCTCGCTGTGTTCGAGATGATAGGAGCAGCGCTGTCGGTACAGTCTGCGCCAGGGCGCGGCGTTGTCGTATCATCGCCATCAGCGGTACGACGCCAGACCCCGCCCCGATCAAGAGTACCGGTGCGGTTGCACGTTCAGGCCACAGGAAGTGACCGCCGAGCGGGCCTCGCAGTTCGATTTCGTCGCCCACAGCTGCGATGTCATGGAAAAACGGAGAGACTTCACCATCCGGGAGGCGTTCGATGGCGAGCTCAATGACATTCGAGGCACTCGGTGAGGAGGCGATCGAATAACTGCGCATTGTCACGTAGCCATCTGGAGCAGTTAGTCGTACATCGACGTGTTGGCCGGCGATATGCGCAAATGGCTTGCTGACCTGCAGGAAGAAGCTCTTGATACTTGGCGTCCGCCGAATGATCTCGGTGATGGCGCACGTCTGCCAAGGCACCGATCGCGCGCCCTCCTCAGTCATTGGTGTACCGCTGCTCGCGCCACGGATCGCCATATTTATGATATCCGCGCAACTCCCAGAAGCCCGCCTCGTCACGTTCGGTAAATTGGAGCGCGTTTACCCACTTGGCGGACTTCCAGAAGTACAGGTGTGGGACGAGGAGTCGTGCAGGGCCACCATGGTCGCGCGAAAGCGGCTGCCCCTCGTAGTTCAGGGCGACCATGGCCTTTCCGGAGGCAAGATCTGCAAGAGGAACATTTGAAGAGTAGCCATCGTAACAATGTGCAAGCACGAAATCAGTGGGGCGCTCCACTCCGGCATCGGCAAGGATGTCGTCGACGATAACGCCCTCCCAAGCGGTGTTGAGTTTCGACCATGAAGTCACGCAATGAATGTCTCTCGTCATCTTGGTCTTGGGCAGCGTGTTGAACTCGCTCCAGTTCCAAACCTTGACCGGCCTCGGTCCAATCTTGAGGGTAAATTTCCAATCCGCTGTTGCAAGGCGCGGGGTCGGCCCAGCTGTCATGACAGGGAAGTGCTCGACAAGGTGCTGGCCTGGCGGAATTCGATCGGGCTGGTCTCCTCCCGAATTTCGGCCGGTAAAACCTCTCGTGATCATGGCGGACTCCTTTGCAGCGTTGTTGGTGACATCAGCCGTTGTGGTTGTTTTGCCCGCGGCTCGCTACCAGGCGAGCCCGTTCTGACTCATCATGATGATCGGCGCTGAATGGGCAGCTTGAAATGAGAGCGCCAGGTTCAACAGGATGAACAGAAAGGTGGTCCCAACTCCTCGCCGCCACGCTTGACCCACTGAGAGCGACCCATCTCGCACTTGTCGGTCGGATGAAGTCGCAAGGAGCGGAGCAACCGCCACAACTCGGCGAGCAGTTCACGCTCCGTAGGCTGTTGTCGATTTCCGGTTCTACAGCTTTCACGACCACGCTCCTCGCCCGCTCGGCGGACGCGTCGCGGGGCCCATCTACGTCCATCAACCGCGTTGAGGTGACGCCCTAGCCGTGAAGCTTGGCGGCAACCTCCGCAATCGTTCGTCCCTGATAGCGAGCTCCTGCAAGCTCGTTTTCGCTGACCTCACGCTTGCCATCGGGGCCAGCGACCGTTGTGACACCGTAAGGAGCCCCGCCAGTGATCTCATCGACGTTCATTTGCCCGGCGAAGCCATAGTTGAGCCCCACGACCGTCATGCCAAAGTGGAACAGATTCGTGATGATCGTAAACAGCGTCAGTTCCTGACCGCCGTGCTGCGTCGCCGACGAAGCGAAAGCGGCCCCTACTTTTCCCTGCAGAGCACCTTTGGCCCACAAGCCGCCGGCCTGATCGAGGAAGCTCGCCATCTGGGACGACATGCGCCCGAAGCGAGTGCCCGTACCGATGACGATGGCGTCATAGTTAGCAAGATCCTCGACCTTCGCTACAGGCGCTCTCTGCTCAACTTTGTATCCGGCTGCTCTGGCTGCTTCCGGAGACAGGAGTTCGGGGACGCGTTTGACTTCGACGGTTGCCCCCGCCTCGCTCGCGCCGGATGCGATTTCATGCGCCAATTTCTCAACGTGCCCAAAAGAAGAGTAGTAAAGGACGAGTACCTTAGCCATTATTGGGTCCCTATTTTTTGATTATTGATCCAACCGGCTTCGTCGAGTGCGCTCAGCGGTAGCAGCGCAAAAGAAGTCTTGGAATTTGTGGGAGATCTTAGTGCCGCATCTACCCCAGCCGGTGCGTTTAGTAGTTAAACCGGCGACCATTCAAGTAAAGCTATCATATCCATAACCGCCAGGAATGCTTCCGTGAAGTCAGCGCCGAAGCTCCCCGACAAGGAAATCCGTGAACGCGCGCGCAGCGGGCTTGATGATCTTTCCGCTCACGAACACGGCATTGACTTCCATCGAGCCGCAGTCCCAGTCGGGCAGAATGCGAACGAGGGCCCCGCTTTCCAACTCAGCCCTCGCACTACTGAGGCTCGAGGCGGCGATACCCAGCCCGGCCTTCGCCCCGGTGATTGCGCCTTCATTGACTGTCATTGACAACTGACTTTCCACACGGATGGTCGCAACACGCCCGTCCTTGGCGAACGAAAAAGTCGGCGAGGGATGCGCTGGGCTGGTGATCACCGAGTGGTGCGCGAGGTCCGACGGCATCGTGGGGGTGCCACGCTCCCGTAGGTAGTCTGGGGAGGCCGTGAGTATCCTCGGCTGGCGGATGAGTTTGCGCGCCGTCGCGCTCGAGTCGGGGAGGGCGCCGAACTGGAACGACACGTCGATGCCCTCAGTCACGAGGTCTGGGTAGCGGTCAGTCACCAGGAGATCGATCTTCAGCGCCGGGTGCTGCTTTATAAACGCGGGAAGCCGCGGGATGATTTCCCGGAGCCCGAAACTTATCGGAGTGCCGACGCGAAGCACCCCTCGCAGCTCTCCAGTGCCGCGGGCCTCGTGATCGGCCTCGTCGAGCGCCGCCAAGATCGCCTCCACCCGCGTCAGATAGGTTGCTCCAGCCTCCGTCAGCGTGACCGCGCGGGTTGTCCGGCTGAAGAGCGTCGCGCCGACTTCGGCTTCCAATGCGGCGATAAGGCGTGAGGCCGAGGGCTGAGAGAGACCGAGTTCACGACCGGCACTCGAAAAGTTGCCCACGCGACCTGCGCGGGCAAACAGTTTCAGCGCTGCAAGTCGGTCGTTCATCGCTTCTCTATCTTTCGTCATATTTCCCGGCCCGGTTGCTGGGCCAAAATTCCACCTCTCTCCTATAAAGATAATACAGGAGATAAAAGATACCGCCTCACATTGTTTGAGAGGATGCAGGTAACCAGCGCCATTACGGTCATTTGAGCGGTGGGAGAACCCGCGAGTTTTCCGACCGCTTTTTAGGGCGAGGAACTGGCCGCGTTCGCTGTCTCTTTCTTGACGATCACCGTGGTCGTTGAGTCAGTGAATGCTCCGATCGGTGTCAAAGCAACGGGCGAAGCTAGCTTCAGAATAACCCGATGGCGTAGGCGCGCCGTAAGTGAGGTTCACGCTATGTGAATCCGATCCGGGAATATTAAAGCCTCGCGAACATGGCGGCGAAATGCTCGTGTCGCAGATGCGATCAGTAAACCAAGGAAATCCATCTCATGACTTCTGAACTTTAAGCAACGGGCCCTGTACAGATGCAAAGAGGAGACAAAGCGATGCAGCCAGCAAAACAAGGTCCTTAAGAAGGAACTGCCCCGGTGCTGCCGAGATGGCCGGAAATCCGCCCGCCGTCCGTTCTGCTACGCCAGGCGTGCTCAGGAAGAATGTCAACGTGATAATATACGTCGCAGCCGACATCGCCGCTCCCAATGCGGAAAAAATGGGCTGAAAGGCCCCGAGAATGAGAGCCGCTGCGGTCGACAACTCAATCACGCCTATAATGTAACTTGCCCCCTGAACCCCGAATAGGGCGTGCAACCAGCTCATGATCGGGTTGTGTTCGATGAACGGAGCAATGCCAGTTGCTTCGTATGCCGTGAACTTCATTGCGCCGAACCAAAGAAAGATAACGACCAGAGCCCATCTAAGCAGGGCCAGGAAATTAAGAGATCCAGTGCTCTTTTCAGCGATCTGAAAACGAATCTGGTTCGTAGAAGTGCTCATTTGCAGTCTCCTTTTAGATGCTGACAGCAAAGTAGTCTCATACCGTGGCGGTCGAACTGCCAGGGGTTTCAAGAGGCCCGAAGACCTCCATCGGACAATCGATGCAGATCCGGTCATCGCAGTAACGACAAGTTGTCAGCGCGGAGAGCGCGTTCTCGGGCAGCGATGCGACGATTATTGCGGCTATGCGTCCGAGTGGAGCCAGATCGTCCGGCGATACGCGCTCGAGCAGAGCGGCTAGCGCATCGCGACGAAGGGCGAGCAATTCCTCTCGCAACTGCAAACCGCTTGGCGTCAGAGTCAAAGTCATTATTCTACGGTCGATCGCGGAGGGTTGTTTATCGACGAGGTTCCGCTCGACCAGGCGATCAACGAGGCGAACCGCGCCTCCGTGGGTAAGCCGCAGGATCCGGCTAAGCTGGTCAATGGACATCATCGGCGCGTGCCCGATGACGATCAGGGACGGCACCGTCTCACCCCCCTCGGGCATGGCTTCAGCGACCGCCGAGCGCATTCGATCGGTGACGCCCACCGCCAAAACACCCAGAAGGTTCACTAGTCGGTCCGACACAGCCATACCCATTGCACCTCGGTCATCCAATTTATAAATATGACTCATGCATATAATTGCATACATCTGCGAGGTGAGAAAGCGGAAAAATCAGGGTCGCGGTGGTGGGCTCGATTACGGCCATGTCGGACAGCAGGCCGTGCTTGATCAGGGCCACTACGCACTTTCGCCATCAACGGTATCTCTGAAACTCGGTGCGACCGGATTAGACGCCGGGCTACGTCGCACTGACGGGCTCGAGCACAATAAGGCTCTTCTGAATATCGTGCCCGTACTCGGCCGCCTTCTGAGTCTCGTGGGCGGATACCGTCTTACCGCCCCATGTTGTGCGCTTAGCCACGCCATCCTCCGCAAATCAGTATGCGCCGCGTCACATCTGACCGATTCTCGAGGTTAGCCAAGGCTCAAGCATCTATGCGGTAGGGGAGGCAAACACCAGAACAGTGGCGATAACGATCAGCAGCGGCCCCATCCATCGAAAGTGCCTTGTGAGTGGAGCCAGCCACGGCGCCTGAGCATTCGTCTGAACGTAGCCAAGCCCAGCTGCCGTCATCGAGAAACCTGCGCAAATCATGACGATCTGGTCAATTTAGGCCATCTTTTATCCCCCAAGTTGCCATGTCAGCCATGGTTCAAGGGTATTGGGTGGGAACCAGCGCCGCCCTATTCGGTGACGAGTCTATCTCCGTTCGATCGACGGCGAGGATGCTCATCACGAGAGAGATGAGGACGAGTATCAGCGCCATGAATGCGATGCCTGCCTTATCCATCCCCCATCATCGTAAGGAGAATGCGAGCAAAGGGGGGCGCCGTCGACGAAGAACTTCACCGATGCTTGTCATGGTAAATGTTGCCTAAAGAGACCCACTCGCCGCATAGCGGGCAACAGAGTGATCCTTCACAGAGATTGAACCAGCGGCGCAAGCGGCCTTAAGCGCTCCCAAGTTCTTCAGCCGTCACCAAGATCTGTGCATTCCCCAGAGATTGATCAGCATATTTGAAGGCAAGTATGCTGAGAACTGAGGCGATCATAGCTATTAGGATAATGCGCATCGTGTTCTCCTGGATGGTTGATTACTAGTAGCAGCCAATCAGGAGGTGCCTTGTTACCTGGGGAGCAAGCGGCGCGCCTCATAAGCTGGAGCTGTCACAGGTGGGTAGCGGACACGTTCATCGATGCAGCGTCACCGGTGCACAATCCTGATCACGCTCATCTGCGCTTCGTCGAGATCAGCTTCCTCAGGGTATCGTCGGCAACAGCAAGAAGATATTCGTCAATCGCGCACGATGTACTGGCAGCCGGCGAAGCGGGTGCCGAGGACCTGATCCTCCGCAAGATCGGCCAGGCGCAGGTGACCGGTACCGCGCTCCGGATCCACTGCAGTTTTACCGCCTAGGTCAATTGCGCGACTGTGCCTCACGGCACGGTTTCCATTCCGGCCGGGGATCGAAACAGAACCACCGCGGCTCCGACTTGCCAACCGCGAAGCCGAAGGTACCCATTTCGAGCAGCCACGGTGCACGCACTAGTGGACAAATGGGCCAGCCTCGAAATGCGGTCTCGCCCCTATCTCGTCACTCATCGAAGTCGCCCGCGGGCGGCAGTATTCCCAAGCGCTATGAAACCTATAAATGCCTTCGATTGGAAAACTTCGTCCCGCGATGCGACAACTGGTTATCGCGACGACAACGAGCAGCCTGTTTCGGAGCGTCTCGAAGCGCATGCGACCTGTGACGCCCATGGTGATCATGCGAGTGTCAGCCTCCTCGGGAGCTGCATCGCAGCGCGTCGTTTGCCCCGCCATGCCGAGCAACCCCAACAATGGGTCTGGTGATGAGAGATTTTGATACTATTTTCAAAAGTGAGCTAGACAAGCTGCATTCGGAAGGCCGCTATCGGGTATTTGCAGAGTTGGTTCGCCATTGTGGTCGTTTCCCGAGAGCGAAACGGCTGACGGCCGGCGGCGAACAGGACGTGACGGTCTGGTGCTCCAACGACTATCTCGGCATGGGTCAACACCCCAAGGTGATCGAGGCGATGAAAGACGCTATCGATCACTGTGGCGCGGGTGCGGGAGGCACCCGGAATATCTCTGGAACCAACTACTGTCATGTCCTCCTGGAGGAGGAGCTCGCCGATCTGCACGGCAAGGAAGCCGCGTTGATCTTCACATCCGGCTATGTTTCCAACTGGGCAGCGCTCGGTACGCTCGGCGCCAGGATACCCGGCCTCATCATCTTCTCCGATGCGTTGAACCATGCCTCGATGATCGAGGGCATCCGTTACGCCAAATGCGATCGGGTGATCTGGAAGCACAATGACGTCGCTGATCTCGAAGCCAAGCTGTCAGCCGCCGATCCCAAGGCGCCGAAGCTCATCGCCTTCGAATCGGTCTATTCTATGGACGGCGATATCGCGCCGATGAAGGAGATCTGCGATCTCGCAGACAAATACGGCGCCATGACCTATCTCGATGAAGTGCACGCTGTCGGCATGTATGGCCCGCGCGGCGGCGGCATTGCCGAGCGCGAAGGCTTGATGGACCGGATCACCGTCATCGAAGGCACGCTCGCCAAGGCGTTCGGCGTCATGGGCGGTTATATCGCCGCTTCGGCTGCGCTGTGCGATTTCATCCGCTCCTTCGCTTCGGGGTTCATCTTTACCACGGCGCTCCCGCCGGCCCTTGCCGCAGGTTCGCTGGAATCGATCCGCCATCTTAAAGCCAGCCAGATAGAGCGCGTTCGCCACCGGGAGCGCGTGCGCAAGGTACGCAGTCTGCTCGACCAGCGCGGCATCCCGCACATGCCGAACCCGAGCCATATCGTTCCCGTCATGGTCGGCGATGCCGCCAAGTGCAAATGGATTTCGGATCTGCTGCTCGACGATTTCGGCATTTATCTCCAACCAATCAATTATCCGACGGTTCCGAAGAAGACCGAACGCCTGCGGATCACGCCGACGCCGCTGCATTCGGATGCTGATATCGAACATTTGGCCGAAGCGCTGCATTCACTCTGGTCGCATTGCGCGCTCGCCCGCAACGTTGCCTGATCTCCAGTCGAAAGATCGTCTGAGAAACAACACGGGCGCGTGTGCCGTCGCCACTGAAGGACCAAGGTATGAACAGTGTGCTGACGGAGACCATTCTCATGGTGGTGACCATCGCAGCCGGATTGATCCTGCTTTATCCCTTCATGCGCAGCCAAAAGTCCGTCGACGGCAGCCATCGGGTCCAGCTTGCCGTCTATCGGGATCAGTTGACGGAGCTTGAACGCGACCGCCTTATGGGCTTGTTTAGCGACGAACAGGCCGAGTATGTCCGGGCCGAGATAGCCCGACGGCTCTTCGCGGCAGATGACAACAGCCGCGTGCGCAGCCATCGCCCGACGCGGCGCCCGTGGACCCTCGCATCGATGTTCGCCTTGCTTGGCGCTGCCTTCCTCCTCTACCTCTCCATCGGTCGGCCTGATCTGCCATCTCATCCATTTGAGCATCAGGCCAACGTCCTGGGTATGGACATCACCGCGGTTGCTGCAAATGCTGAACCTGCAGCCACACAACCGCTTGATGATGCAGATGCTCGGGACATGCTGCTGGGGCCGAGCCCCGCACGCCTTGATGGTCTTGCCGAAACGCTGATGGCGATTGCGGGAGGCGTGGTGACCGAGGATGCCCGAAAGATCCTGGAGCAGTCGATGTCCATTGAGCCGAACAATCCGCGCGCGCGTTTCTACATCGCACTGAGCATGGAGCAGGCGGGCCGGTCCGGCGAGGCGCGCGCCGCCTTCGAGGCGCTAGCCAAGGATTCGCCTCCCGGCGCCCCGTGGTTGCCGCTGGTCAATGAACATATCGCCAAGAACGGCGGAACAGCCATTGCGCCTGCAGCTCAACCGACATCACCGGGCGACCCAACGACCAAGGATCTGGCTGCGGCCGAGACCATGAGCGGCGGCGATCGGCAGCAGATGATCCGCGGCATGGTGGAAAGCCTCAATGCCAAGCTCGCCGAAAACCCGGATAATTTCGAGGGCTGGATGCGGCTTGTTCGCTCCTACGCCGTGTTGAACGATAAGAACCGCGCCGCAAACGCCCTGCAGAGCGGGCTAGCGGCATTCCCCGCAAGCGGCGATCAGGGCAGACAGCTGCTTGCGCTGGCCAAGGAACTCGGCATCGCCATGGAAGGACGGACGGAATGACGCGCAAGCAGAAACGCCTGGCGGTGATTTTCGGCGGCATGAGCTTCATCATTGCCGCCGTGTTGCTCGTCATGTTCGCCTTCAGCCGGTCCGTCGCCTATTTTTACATGCCGGCGGACCTCGCCAAGAGTCCGATCCCGCCGGACACCCGCATCCGCCTGGGCGGTCTCGTCCGCGAGGGCGGCATCGTTCGTGGCGAGGGATCCGTCGTGCGCTTTGCTGTCACCGATCCGAGTGGAGAGATCGTCAATGTCCGCTATCAGGGCATCCTGCCGGACCTCTTTCGCGAGGGGCAGGGCGTCGTCACCGAGGGAACCTTCGAGGCAGGAAGCAATCTTTTCTCCGCCGACACCGTGCTTGCCAAGCATGACGAGACATACATGCCGAAGGAAGTGGCCGACAAGCTAAAGGCCGAAGGACTTTGGGAAGAGAGCGAGGGACAGGCGCCCCAAGGCAGGGCGAAGGGTCAGGAAGCAAAGGGCCGGGAGGCGAAGGCGACGCAATGATCATCGAGATTGGCCACTACACGCTGGTTCTGGCGCTCGCAATTGCGGTCATCCTGTCGGTCGTGCCTGTGATCGGCGCCCGACACCGTGAACAGGCAATGATGGATGTCGCCCCATTCGGCTCCGTCCTGCTCTTTGCCCTTGTTGCCTTCTCCTTCGCGGCGCTGACCTACGCGCATGTCGTCTCGGATTTCTCGGTCGAAAACGTCTGGGAGAATTCGCATTCGCTGGTGCCGCTGGTATACAAATATTCAGGCGTCTGGGGCAATCACGAAGGCTCGATGATGCTCTGGCTGCTGATCCTGGCGCTGTTCAGCGCGCTGGTCGCCGTCTTCGGGCGTAATCTGCCGAGCACGCTGAAGGCCAATGCGCTGTCGGTGCAGGCCTGGATTTCCACCGCCTTCCTGTTGTTCATCCTTTTGACCTCGAATCCCTTCATCCGCCTCGATCCGGCCCCGGCCGAGGGCCGCGACCTCAATCCGGTGCTGCAGGACGTCGGCCTCGCCATCCACCCGCCGCTCCTTTATCTTGGCTATGTCGGCTTTTCCGTCTGCTTCTCCTTCGCCGTCGCCGCGTTGATCGAAGGGCGCCTCGACGCCGCCTGGGCGCGCTGGGTGCGGCCCTGGACGCTTGCTGCCTGGACCTTCCTGACGCTCGGCATTGCCATGGGCTCCTACTGGGCCTATTACGAGCTTGGCTGGGGCGGCTGGTGGTTTTGGGATCCGGTCGAGAACGCTTCCTTCATGCCCTGGCTTGCCGGCACGGCGCTGCTGCATTCGGCGCTCGTCATGGAAAGGCGTGAGGCGCTGAAGATCTGGACGGTGCTGCTCGCCATCCTGACCTTTTCACTGTCTTTAATGGGTACCTTCCTGGTGCGCTCCGGCGTATTGACCTCGGTGCATGCCTTTGCCAGCGATCCGAGTCGCGGCGTCTTCATCCTCTGCATCCTCATGATCTTCATCGGCGGTGCGCTGGCGCTCTTCGCCTTCCGCGCGCCGCTGCTCAACGCTGGCGGCCTCTTCGCGCCAATCTCGCGTGAGGGCGCGCTGGTTCTCAACAATCTCATTCTGACGGTCGCCTGCGGCACGGTGCTGACCGGTACGCTCTATCCGCTGCTGTTGGAGGCACTGACGGGCGACAAGATCTCTGTCGGCGCGCCCTTCTTCAACCTGACCTTCGGCCTGCTGATGGCGCCGGTCCTGGTCATCGTGCCCTTCGGTCCGCTGCTCGCCTGGAAGCGCGGCGACCTGCTCGGGGCGCTGCAACGGCTCTATGTCGTGGCAGGGATTTCCTTCCTCGTCGCGGTCGTATTCTTCTATGTCGAGAACGGCGGACCTGTGCTGGCCGTCCTCGGCCTTGCGGCGGGGCTCTTCCTCGTGCTCGGCGCAATCGCCGACCTCTGGTACCGCGCCGGCATCGGCAAGGTGAAGGCGGATGTCGCCTGGCGCAGGCTTGCTGGCCTGCCGCGCTCGGCCTTCGGCACGGCGCTGGCCCACGCCGGGCTCGGCGTTACGGTGCTCGGCATCGTCGCGGTGACGGCGTTCCACGCCGAGCGTGTGATCGTGATGAAGCCCGGCGAGAGCACGGACGCAGGCGGGTACACGATTCATTTCGACGGCATGCGC from Sinorhizobium mexicanum harbors:
- the ccmE gene encoding cytochrome c maturation protein CcmE, with product MTRKQKRLAVIFGGMSFIIAAVLLVMFAFSRSVAYFYMPADLAKSPIPPDTRIRLGGLVREGGIVRGEGSVVRFAVTDPSGEIVNVRYQGILPDLFREGQGVVTEGTFEAGSNLFSADTVLAKHDETYMPKEVADKLKAEGLWEESEGQAPQGRAKGQEAKGREAKATQ
- a CDS encoding LysR family transcriptional regulator codes for the protein MTKDREAMNDRLAALKLFARAGRVGNFSSAGRELGLSQPSASRLIAALEAEVGATLFSRTTRAVTLTEAGATYLTRVEAILAALDEADHEARGTGELRGVLRVGTPISFGLREIIPRLPAFIKQHPALKIDLLVTDRYPDLVTEGIDVSFQFGALPDSSATARKLIRQPRILTASPDYLRERGTPTMPSDLAHHSVITSPAHPSPTFSFAKDGRVATIRVESQLSMTVNEGAITGAKAGLGIAASSLSSARAELESGALVRILPDWDCGSMEVNAVFVSGKIIKPAARAFTDFLVGELRR
- the ccmI gene encoding c-type cytochrome biogenesis protein CcmI, which translates into the protein MLTETILMVVTIAAGLILLYPFMRSQKSVDGSHRVQLAVYRDQLTELERDRLMGLFSDEQAEYVRAEIARRLFAADDNSRVRSHRPTRRPWTLASMFALLGAAFLLYLSIGRPDLPSHPFEHQANVLGMDITAVAANAEPAATQPLDDADARDMLLGPSPARLDGLAETLMAIAGGVVTEDARKILEQSMSIEPNNPRARFYIALSMEQAGRSGEARAAFEALAKDSPPGAPWLPLVNEHIAKNGGTAIAPAAQPTSPGDPTTKDLAAAETMSGGDRQQMIRGMVESLNAKLAENPDNFEGWMRLVRSYAVLNDKNRAANALQSGLAAFPASGDQGRQLLALAKELGIAMEGRTE
- a CDS encoding YkgB family protein, whose product is MSTSTNQIRFQIAEKSTGSLNFLALLRWALVVIFLWFGAMKFTAYEATGIAPFIEHNPIMSWLHALFGVQGASYIIGVIELSTAAALILGAFQPIFSALGAAMSAATYIITLTFFLSTPGVAERTAGGFPAISAAPGQFLLKDLVLLAASLCLLFASVQGPLLKVQKS
- the hemA gene encoding 5-aminolevulinate synthase, with translation MRDFDTIFKSELDKLHSEGRYRVFAELVRHCGRFPRAKRLTAGGEQDVTVWCSNDYLGMGQHPKVIEAMKDAIDHCGAGAGGTRNISGTNYCHVLLEEELADLHGKEAALIFTSGYVSNWAALGTLGARIPGLIIFSDALNHASMIEGIRYAKCDRVIWKHNDVADLEAKLSAADPKAPKLIAFESVYSMDGDIAPMKEICDLADKYGAMTYLDEVHAVGMYGPRGGGIAEREGLMDRITVIEGTLAKAFGVMGGYIAASAALCDFIRSFASGFIFTTALPPALAAGSLESIRHLKASQIERVRHRERVRKVRSLLDQRGIPHMPNPSHIVPVMVGDAAKCKWISDLLLDDFGIYLQPINYPTVPKKTERLRITPTPLHSDADIEHLAEALHSLWSHCALARNVA
- a CDS encoding MarR family winged helix-turn-helix transcriptional regulator encodes the protein MAVSDRLVNLLGVLAVGVTDRMRSAVAEAMPEGGETVPSLIVIGHAPMMSIDQLSRILRLTHGGAVRLVDRLVERNLVDKQPSAIDRRIMTLTLTPSGLQLREELLALRRDALAALLERVSPDDLAPLGRIAAIIVASLPENALSALTTCRYCDDRICIDCPMEVFGPLETPGSSTATV
- a CDS encoding sulfite oxidase-like oxidoreductase; its protein translation is MITRGFTGRNSGGDQPDRIPPGQHLVEHFPVMTAGPTPRLATADWKFTLKIGPRPVKVWNWSEFNTLPKTKMTRDIHCVTSWSKLNTAWEGVIVDDILADAGVERPTDFVLAHCYDGYSSNVPLADLASGKAMVALNYEGQPLSRDHGGPARLLVPHLYFWKSAKWVNALQFTERDEAGFWELRGYHKYGDPWREQRYTND
- the wrbA gene encoding NAD(P)H:quinone oxidoreductase → MAKVLVLYYSSFGHVEKLAHEIASGASEAGATVEVKRVPELLSPEAARAAGYKVEQRAPVAKVEDLANYDAIVIGTGTRFGRMSSQMASFLDQAGGLWAKGALQGKVGAAFASSATQHGGQELTLFTIITNLFHFGMTVVGLNYGFAGQMNVDEITGGAPYGVTTVAGPDGKREVSENELAGARYQGRTIAEVAAKLHG
- a CDS encoding heme lyase CcmF/NrfE family subunit; translated protein: MIIEIGHYTLVLALAIAVILSVVPVIGARHREQAMMDVAPFGSVLLFALVAFSFAALTYAHVVSDFSVENVWENSHSLVPLVYKYSGVWGNHEGSMMLWLLILALFSALVAVFGRNLPSTLKANALSVQAWISTAFLLFILLTSNPFIRLDPAPAEGRDLNPVLQDVGLAIHPPLLYLGYVGFSVCFSFAVAALIEGRLDAAWARWVRPWTLAAWTFLTLGIAMGSYWAYYELGWGGWWFWDPVENASFMPWLAGTALLHSALVMERREALKIWTVLLAILTFSLSLMGTFLVRSGVLTSVHAFASDPSRGVFILCILMIFIGGALALFAFRAPLLNAGGLFAPISREGALVLNNLILTVACGTVLTGTLYPLLLEALTGDKISVGAPFFNLTFGLLMAPVLVIVPFGPLLAWKRGDLLGALQRLYVVAGISFLVAVVFFYVENGGPVLAVLGLAAGLFLVLGAIADLWYRAGIGKVKADVAWRRLAGLPRSAFGTALAHAGLGVTVLGIVAVTAFHAERVIVMKPGESTDAGGYTIHFDGMRPATGPNYIEDRGHFRVSRGRFEVAEVWSAKRVYVAQRMPTTEAGILTFGLSQLYVSLGDPTNDGGIAVRIWWKPFILCIWGGALIMAAGGVVSLSDRRLRVGAPNRKAKAAKSAAPVMEAAE
- a CDS encoding ferredoxin reductase is translated as MTEEGARSVPWQTCAITEIIRRTPSIKSFFLQVSKPFAHIAGQHVDVRLTAPDGYVTMRSYSIASSPSASNVIELAIERLPDGEVSPFFHDIAAVGDEIELRGPLGGHFLWPERATAPVLLIGAGSGVVPLMAMIRQRRALAQTVPTALLLSSRTQRDVLFADELLSLETADPTFTLALAITREPPERTSDFARRIDSTMVAELVARLPRMPAHVFICGSNPFVNIAADGALAAGLDASAIKTERYGG